Proteins from a single region of bacterium:
- a CDS encoding M1 family aminopeptidase — translation MRHVLLTVMLLAALAAAHPPIEPADPQDWWNQVLASRAIKAAEGLPPPTEEDVSYHTIGYDISLTLDPGGSPLITSPDTRTDLQIVSDQDGLTQVVLDLVDLTVDYVLENGSPCSYTYSDDLLTVTLNAPLDTGEETSISVSYHGDPTDGMWYETDNGGIVYTCGCPDVTRNWFPCRDWNFEKAPSTTVVTIGTAYDVTSNGHKVSDESVGGGQHRVTFQTRDPIAPYLIMLSATDYSHYRRHFYGDADIPIDYYVYPGMEEDAHADFDYTVPTCMGVYEDLFGSYPFERAGYCVSPLPYGGMEHQTCISLLASLVNGSGVNYIIFVHEMSHQWWGDAVTAHTWKECWLNEGFASYCEVIYDEDQDGDEGRRARLLIHRNRYNAGDYGNRSPIYDPDPIFGYLPYYKGSWVLNMLRHLMGDGDFYACLADYQADRRYSWATTGILKDNTEDFWDGNEHHTDSDMDWFFDQWVYQAGHPEFEWWWWTSGSGPDTVLHLHLDQVQSTDRDTPYVFEVPVDFGVDYASRSDEVVTVWMDERSQEFSFDLDDDVESVELDPGYWLLCDSDDCTAVDRAEAQVSAAGDGLLVNWETGGDVLGVELYRRDGLGETKLHEWLLPASGRFLDRSLPGSGSYSYRLVAHAADGLYLEFTAGPADWLVPGEPLAMAEPYPNPAATAVTIGFNLPEGGPVELNVYDLAGRRVATLVEGELAAGRHEVSWDTEGFPAGVYLVRLATDNGSLTRRLVVAR, via the coding sequence ATGCGTCACGTACTTCTTACCGTCATGCTCCTGGCCGCCCTGGCGGCGGCCCACCCGCCCATCGAGCCCGCCGACCCCCAGGACTGGTGGAACCAGGTTCTGGCCTCGCGCGCCATCAAGGCCGCGGAGGGACTCCCGCCGCCCACCGAGGAGGACGTCTCCTACCACACCATCGGTTACGACATCTCCCTGACCCTCGACCCCGGCGGCTCGCCGCTCATCACCAGCCCCGACACGCGGACGGACCTGCAAATCGTCAGCGACCAGGACGGCCTGACCCAGGTCGTCCTGGACCTGGTGGACCTGACCGTGGACTACGTTCTGGAGAACGGCTCCCCCTGCTCCTACACCTACTCCGACGACCTGTTGACGGTCACCCTGAACGCCCCCCTGGACACCGGTGAGGAGACCTCCATCTCCGTCTCCTACCACGGCGACCCCACGGACGGGATGTGGTACGAGACCGACAACGGCGGGATCGTGTACACCTGCGGTTGCCCCGACGTCACCCGCAACTGGTTCCCCTGCCGCGACTGGAACTTCGAAAAGGCGCCCTCGACCACCGTCGTCACCATCGGAACGGCCTACGACGTGACCTCGAACGGGCACAAGGTCTCCGACGAGTCGGTGGGCGGCGGACAGCACCGTGTGACCTTCCAGACCCGGGACCCCATCGCGCCCTACCTCATCATGCTCTCGGCCACGGACTACTCGCACTACCGCAGGCACTTCTACGGCGACGCCGACATCCCCATTGATTACTACGTCTACCCCGGCATGGAGGAAGACGCCCACGCCGACTTCGATTACACGGTGCCGACCTGCATGGGGGTGTACGAGGATCTCTTCGGGAGCTACCCCTTCGAGCGGGCGGGGTACTGCGTGAGCCCCCTGCCCTACGGCGGGATGGAGCACCAGACCTGCATCTCGCTGTTGGCCTCCCTGGTGAACGGCTCCGGCGTGAACTACATCATCTTCGTCCACGAGATGTCGCACCAGTGGTGGGGCGACGCGGTCACCGCCCACACCTGGAAGGAGTGCTGGCTCAACGAGGGGTTCGCCAGCTACTGCGAGGTCATCTACGACGAGGACCAGGATGGCGACGAGGGGCGCCGCGCCCGGCTGTTGATCCACCGTAACCGCTACAACGCCGGCGACTACGGAAACCGCTCGCCCATCTACGACCCCGACCCCATCTTCGGCTACCTGCCATATTACAAGGGCTCCTGGGTCTTGAACATGCTGCGGCACCTCATGGGCGACGGCGATTTCTACGCCTGCCTGGCCGACTACCAGGCCGACCGTCGCTACTCCTGGGCCACCACCGGGATTCTCAAGGACAACACCGAGGACTTCTGGGACGGCAACGAGCACCACACCGATTCCGACATGGACTGGTTCTTCGACCAGTGGGTGTACCAGGCGGGCCACCCCGAGTTCGAGTGGTGGTGGTGGACCTCCGGCTCCGGCCCCGACACCGTCCTCCACCTGCACCTCGATCAGGTCCAGTCCACCGACCGCGACACGCCCTACGTCTTCGAGGTGCCGGTGGATTTCGGCGTGGACTACGCCTCGCGCTCCGACGAGGTCGTCACCGTGTGGATGGACGAGCGGAGCCAGGAGTTCTCCTTCGACCTGGACGACGACGTGGAATCCGTCGAGCTCGACCCAGGTTACTGGCTGCTGTGCGATTCCGATGATTGCACGGCGGTGGACCGGGCCGAGGCGCAGGTGAGCGCGGCGGGGGACGGCCTGTTGGTCAACTGGGAGACGGGGGGCGACGTGCTGGGGGTGGAGCTCTACCGGCGGGACGGCCTGGGCGAGACGAAGCTCCACGAGTGGCTGCTGCCGGCCTCGGGGCGTTTTCTGGACCGGTCGCTGCCCGGGTCGGGGAGCTACTCCTACCGCCTGGTGGCCCACGCGGCCGACGGACTGTACCTGGAGTTCACCGCCGGGCCCGCGGACTGGCTCGTCCCCGGCGAGCCGCTGGCGATGGCCGAGCCGTACCCGAACCCCGCCGCGACGGCGGTCACCATCGGCTTCAACCTGCCCGAGGGCGGACCGGTGGAATTAAACGTTTACGACCTGGCGGGCCGGCGGGTGGCGACGCTCGTCGAGGGGGAGCTGGCAGCGGGGCGGCACGAAGTTTCTTGGGATACGGAGGGTTTCCCGGCCGGGGTGTACCTCGTGCGCCTGGCGACGGATAACGGGTCGCTCACGCGGCGTCTGGTCGTCGCGCGGTAA
- a CDS encoding type II toxin-antitoxin system HicB family antitoxin, translating to MGVTLSAVIHRRSAAWLARCPEVGTMCQGATYGEALANLKRITEEYLKSFALPEDFDRATLATFEVESPKPPAGGEPSV from the coding sequence ATGGGCGTCACGCTGTCCGCCGTCATCCACCGCCGGAGTGCGGCGTGGCTGGCCCGCTGCCCCGAGGTGGGCACCATGTGCCAGGGTGCCACCTACGGGGAGGCGCTGGCCAACCTGAAGCGGATAACCGAGGAGTACCTGAAGAGTTTCGCCCTGCCGGAGGATTTCGACCGGGCCACGCTGGCGACCTTTGAGGTCGAGTCGCCGAAGCCGCCCGCCGGGGGCGAACCGTCGGTTTAG